The following coding sequences are from one Triticum aestivum cultivar Chinese Spring chromosome 5A, IWGSC CS RefSeq v2.1, whole genome shotgun sequence window:
- the LOC123102997 gene encoding pentatricopeptide repeat-containing protein At1g22960, mitochondrial, giving the protein MLFPTRPCKSQAPAAVAAICSLRPSSSSPALIPSPYHDDNPFASLLTSDPPPPDPLRQVLATGDVHGALRGLPGLARQLFRWAEGTPHGFPRSASAFAAVLVPLAEARRNRSAYPVSLRAIQAGLLLPLISLLLTYPLSPSSHHLLNFLLRMSTKFVPECQAQDPAPTSCSTQCLSAFQEMARQGVAPYVKVCNCVLSVLCDAARWDDMRAVYSDMLQLGVEPSIVTYNTLLDSFCKAGRIDQAVMLLKDMEAQVAGCLPNDVTYNVVISGLARNGELDKAAQLVDRMRLSKQASAFTYNPLISGLLARGFVEKADALQQEMQNDGIVPTVVTYNTLIHGLFKRGNVEAAELKFLEMRAMGLQPDLITYNSLINGHCKACNLKQALWLLGDLRRAGLAPTVMTYNILIDGYCRLGNLGGAMRFKEEMRAECCLPDVCTYTILMNGSCKVKNIAMVRVFFDEMLSKGLKPDCFAYNTRISAELTLGAISDAFQLREEMMPSGISSDTVTYNILIDGLCKAGSLKDAYVLWMKMVSDGLQLDCVTYTCLIHAHCKWGLLRKANNIFRGMVASGLSPSAVTYTIFIHTYCRVGDLDSAYGWFRKMLEEGVEPNEVTYNVLMNALCRIGRTELAYQYFHEMLERGLVPNKYTYTLLIDGNCKEGNWVEAVRLYCEMHQKGIHPDHCTHNALFKGFGEDHMHDTIQYLENVVLGA; this is encoded by the coding sequence ATGCTATTCCCCACCCGTCCCTGTAAATCCCAAGCTCCTGCCGCCGTAGCTGCTATCTGCAGCCTCCGCCCCTCCTCCTCATCGCCGGCGCTTATTCCTTCCCCGTATCACGACGACAACCCATTCGCCTCACTACTCACTTCCGATCCCCCTCCGCCGGATCCGCTCCGCCAGGTTCTCGCCACGGGAGACGTCCACGGCGCGCTCCGCGGCCTCCCTGGCCTCGCTCGCCAGCTGTTCCGGTGGGCGGAGGGCACCCCTCACGGTTTCCCCCGCTCCGCCTCCGCATTCGCCGCCGTCCTTGTCCCGCTCGCTGAGGCCAGGCGCAACCGCTCCGCTTATCCCGTCTCCCTCCGCGCTATCCAGGCTGGCCTTCTCCTTCCCCTCATCTCTCTCCTCCTCACGTATCCCCTGTCCCCCTCCTCCCACCACCTCCTCAACTTCCTCTTACGCATGTCCACCAAGTTTGTGCCCGAATGCCAAGCTCAGGACCCTGCGCCCACCAGCTGTTCGACACAATGCCTTTCCGCCTTCCAAGAGATGGCGCGTCAAGGTGTCGCCCCTTACGTCAAGGTGTGCAACTGCGTGCTCTCTGTGCTGTGCGACGCGGCCAGGTGGGACGACATGCGTGCTGTGTATTCAGATATGCTTCAGCTTGGGGTTGAGCCATCCATTGTCACATACAATACATTGCTGGATTCTTTTTGTAAGGCAGGGAGGATCGATCAGGCTGTCATGCTGCTCAAGGATATGGAGGCCCAAGTTGCTGGCTGCTTGCCGAATGATGTCACCTATAATGTGGTGATCAGTGGGCTGGCCAGGAATGGTGAGCTGGACAAGGCGGCTCAACTGGTTGACAGAATGCGGTTGTCCAAACAAGCGTCAGCCTTCACATATAATCCACTTATCAGTGGGTTGTTAGCAAGGGGTTTTGTTGAAAAGGCTGATGCTTTGCAGCAGGAGATGCAGAATGATGGCATTGTGCCAACGGTGGTGACATACAATACATTGATTCATGGGTTATTTAAAAGAGGGAACGTGGAGGCGGCAGAGTTGAAATTTCTGGAAATGAGGGCAATGGGGTTGCAGCCAGATTTGATTACTTACAATTCCTTGATAAATGGACATTGTAAGGCATGTAATTTGAAGCAGGCACTTTGGTTGCTTGGTGATTTGAGACGTGCAGGGCTAGCACCGACAGTTATGACATATAACATCCTTATAGATGGCTATTGTAGATTAGGTAATTTAGGGGGGGCTATGAGATTCAAGGAGGAGATGAGAGCAGAGTGCTGCCTGCCCGATGTTTGTACATATACTATTCTTATGAATGGGTCATGTAAGGTCAAGAACATTGCTATGGTAAGGGTGTTCTTTGATGAAATGCTGAGTAAGGGTTTAAAGCCAGACTGCTTTGCTTACAACACAAGGATTTCAGCAGAGCTGACTCTAGGTGCTATTTCCGATGCTTTTCAGTTGAGGGAGGAGATGATGCCGAGTGGAATTTCTTCCGATACAGTTACATATAATATTCTTATTGATGGACTGTGCAAGGCTGGTAGCCTGAAAGATGCCTATGTGTTGTGGATGAAGATGGTCAGTGATGGGTTACAACTTGACTGTGTCACATACACTTGCTTGATTCATGCACATTGTAAGTGGGGGCTTCTAAGGAAAGCAAATAATATTTTTCGTGGCATGGTTGCAAGTGGTTTGTCACCCTCGGCTGTGACCTATACCATTTTTATTCACACATACTGTAGGGTGGGAGATCTTGATTCAGCATATGGCTGGTTCCGGAAGATGCTGGAAGAAGGAGTGGAACCTAATGAAGTAACATATAATGTGCTCATGAATGCACTATGCCGGATAGGGAGAACTGAATTGGCTTATCAATATTTTCATGAGATGCTGGAGAGAGGATTGGTGCCAAACAAATACACATACACTTTGTTGATAGACGGGAACTGTAAAGAAGGTAACTGGGTGGAGGCTGTAAGGCTGTACTGTGAAATGCATCAGAAAGGTATTCATCCAGACCATTGTACACATAATGCCTTGTTTAAGGGATTTGGTGAAGATCACATGCACGACACAATTCAGTACTTGGAGAATGTTGTTTTGGGTGCATAG